The Thamnophis elegans isolate rThaEle1 chromosome Z, rThaEle1.pri, whole genome shotgun sequence genome contains a region encoding:
- the KLHL7 gene encoding kelch-like protein 7, whose amino-acid sequence MAASVPDKNIKKKTEKKLAAREEAKLLASFMAVMNNMRKQKTLCDVILIVQERRIPAHRVVLASASHFFHLMFTTNMIESKSFEVELKDAEPDIIEQLVEFAYTARISVNSNNVQSLLDAANQYQIEPVKKMCVEFLKEQVDATNCLGISVLAECLDCPELKATADDYIYQHFTEVYKTDEFQQLDVKRVTHLLNQDTLTVKAEDQVYDAAVRWLKYDEPNRQPYMVDILAKVRFPLISKNFLSKTVQAEPLIQDNPECLKMVISGMRYHLLSPEDREELVDGTRPRRKKHEYRIALFGGSQPQSCRYFSPKDYSWTDIRCPFEKRRDAACVFWDNVVYILGGSQLFPIKRMDCYNVVKDSWYSKLGPPTPRDSLAACAAQGKIYTSGGSEVGNSALYLFECYDTRTESWHTKPSMLTQRCSHGMVEASGLIYVCGGSLGNNVSGRVLSSCEVYDPAKETWTELCPMLEARKNHGLVVVKDKIFAVGGQNSLGGLDSVEYYDIKLNEWKMVSPMSWKGVTVKCAAVGSTIYVLAGFQGVGRLGHILEYNTETDKWTANAKVRAFPVTSCLICVVDTCGANEETLET is encoded by the exons ATGGCGGCATCCGTGCCAGATAAAAACATCAAGAAGAAAACGGAGAAGAAGCTGGCTGCTCGAGAGGAAGCCAAATTGTTGGCCAGTTTCATGGCGGTCATGAATAACATGAGAAAGCAA aAAACGCTATGTGACGTTATATTGATAGTCCAGGAAAGGAGGATTCCGGCTCATCGTGTTGTACTTGCTTCTgccagtcatttttttcatttaatgtttACCA CAAATATGATTGAATCCAAGTCATTTGAAGTTGAATTAAAGGATGCTGAGCCAGATATAATTGAACAGCTGGTGGAGTTTGCTTACACTGCACG aatttctgTGAACAGCAACAATGTCCAATCATTATTGGATGCAGCAAATCAATATCAAATTGAACCTGTGAAAAAAATGTGCGTAGAATTTTTAAAAGAGCAAGTGGATGCTACAAATTGTCTTG GTATAAGTGTATTAGCAGAGTGCCTTGACTGCCCAGAACTGAAGGCCACTGCAGATGATTATATTTATCAGCACTTCACAGAGGTGTACAAGACCGACGAGTTTCAGCAACTAGATGTTAAACGTGTGACACATCTCCTCAATCAAGATACTCTGACTGTAAAAGCTGAAGatcag GTTTATGATGCTGCTGTCCGCTGGTTAAAGTATGATGAGCCAAACCGTCAGCCCTACATGGTTGATATCCTTGCTAAAGTCAGGTTTCCTTTAATTTCAAAGAATTTCCTTAGTAAAACTGTACAGGCAGAGCCACTTATACAGGACAACCCAGAGTGTCTCAAAATGGTTATAA gtGGAATGAGATACCATCTCCTTTCTCCAGAAGACAGAGAAGAATTGGTAGATGGAACTCGTCCAAGAAGAAAAAAGCACGAGTACCGTATCGCCTTGTTTGGAGGATCACAGCCGCAATCTTGTCGGTATTTTAGCCCGAAG GATTACAGCTGGACAGATATCCGATGTCCCTTTGAAAAGCGGAGGGATGCAGCTTGTGTTTTCTGGGATAATGTAGTTTATATTTTGGGTGGTTCCCAGCTTTTCCCTATAAAACGAATGGATTGCTATAATGTTGTTAAAGACAGCTGGTATTCCAAACTGGGTCCTCCAACTCCTCGTGACAGCCTTGCAGCATGTGCAGCACAGGGCAAAATTTACACATCCGGTGGTTCAGAAGTAG GAAATTCTgctttatatttatttgaatgCTATGATACAAGAACAGAAAGTTGGCACACAAAGCCCAGTATGCTGACTCAGCGATGTAGTCATGGGATGGTAGAAGCAAGCGGCCTGATTTATGTATGCGGAGGAAGTTTAGGGAACAACGTTTCTGGAAGAGTCTTGAGCTCCTGCGAAGTTTATGATCCAGCAAAGGAAAC GTGGACTGAGCTATGTCCAATGCTTGAAGCCCGAAAAAATCACGGTCTCGTTGTTGTCAAAGATAAAATATTTGCTGTAGGGGGGCAAAATAGCTTAG GTGGCTTGGACAGTGTCGAGTATTATGATATTAAACTGAATGAATGGAAGATGGTTTCCCCAATGTCATGGAAAGGTGTAACTGTAAAATGTGCTGCTGTCGGTTCCACAATTTATGTTCTAGCTGGATTTCAGGGTGTGGGTCGCTTGGGGCACATCCTTGAATATAACACAGAAACTGATAAATGGACAGCAAATGCTAAAGTTCGTGCTTTTCCAGTGACCAGCTGTTTAATTTGTGTAGTTGACACTTGTGGAGCAAATGAGGAGACATTAGAAACTTAA